A genomic region of Anas platyrhynchos isolate ZD024472 breed Pekin duck chromosome 19, IASCAAS_PekinDuck_T2T, whole genome shotgun sequence contains the following coding sequences:
- the NPTX1 gene encoding neuronal pentraxin-1 yields MAAALPAGVPLLLALLLALLLAPRGRAQSFGQTRFVCTSVPLDGDVCAATPPGAGSAEELKSTVLQLREAVLQQKETIMNQKETIRELTAKLGRCESQSVLDALPGESKGGGAGRRQPGFNKNTMGDLSRAPAAETLSQLGQTLQTLKTRLENLEQFSRMNSSGQTTNLKDILQNKIDDLEKQVLSRVNSLEEGKFNPKNESEERGKIESTLTSLHQRISDLEKGQKDNRPPDRFQLTFPLRTNYMYAKVKKSLPEMYAFSVCMWIKSSASPGMGTPFSYAVPGQANELVLIEWGNNPMEILINDKVAKLPFVINDGKWHHICVTWTTRDGVWEAYQDGTQTGSGENLAPYHPIKPQGVLVLGQEQDTLGGGFDATQAFVGELAHFNVWDRKLSPGEVYGLATCSSKALSGNVIAWAEANIDIYGGATKWTFEACRQLN; encoded by the exons ATGGCCGCGGCGCTGCCCGCAGGGGTCCCGCTGCTGCTGGCGCTGCTGCTGGCGCTGCTGCTGGCGCCCCGCGGCCGGGCGCAGAGCTTCGGGCAGACCCGCTTCGTCTGCACCTCGGTGCCGCTGGACGGGGACGTGTGCGCCGCCACCCCGCCGGGAGCCGGTTCGGCCGAGGAGCTGAAGAGCACGGTGCTGCAGCTGCGGGAGGCGGTGCTGCAGCAGAAGGAGACCATCATGAACCAGAAGGAGACGATCCGCGAGCTGACGGCCAAGCTGGGCAGGTGCGAGAGCCAGAGCGTGCTGGACGCGCTGCCCGGAGAGTCCaagggcggcggggccggcaggAGGCAGCCCGGCTTCAACAAGAACACCATGGGGGACCTGTCCCGGGCACCGGCCGCGGAGACCCTGAGCCAGCTGGGGCAGACCCTGCAGACCCTCAAGACCCGCCTGGAGAACCTGGAG CAGTTCAGCAGGATGAACTCCTCCGGCCAGACCACCAACCTGAAGGACATACTGCAGAATAAAATCGACGACCTGGAGAAGCAGGTCCTGTCCCGGGTGAACAGCCTGGAGGAAGGCAAGTTCAACCCCAAGAACGAGTCCGAGGAACGGGGCAAGATCGAGAGCACCCTCACGTCGCTGCACCAGCGCATCAGCGACCTGGAGAAAG GCCAGAAGGACAACCGGCCCCCGGACAGGTTCCAGCTCACCTTCCCGCTGCGCACCAACTACATGTACGCCAAGGTGAAAAAGAGCCTGCCCGAGATGTACGCCTTCAGCGTCTGCATGTGGATCAAATCCAGCGCCTCCCCCGGCATGGGCACCCCCTTCTCCTACGCCGTGCCGGGGCAGGCCAACGAGCTGGTGCTCATCGAGTGGGGCAACAACCCCATGGAGATCCTCATCAATGACAAG GTGGCCAAGCTGCCCTTTGTCATCAACGACGGCAAGTGGCACCACATCTGCGTCACCTGGACCACGCGGGACGGCGTGTGGGAGGCCTACCAGGACGGCACGCAGACGGGCAGCGGCGAGAACCTGGCTCCCTACCACCCCATCAAACCCCAGGGCGTCCTGGTGCTGGGCCAGGAGCAG GACACGCTGGGCGGTGGGTTCGATGCCACGCAGGCCTTCGTGGGGGAGTTGGCCCACTTCAACGTGTGGGACCGTAAGCTGAGCCCCGGCGAGGTGTACGGCCTGgccacctgcagcagcaaggCTCTCTCGGGAAACGTCATCGCCTGGGCCGAGGCCAACATCGACATCTACGGCGGGGCCACCAAGTGGACTTTCGAGGCCTGCCGCCAGCTCAACTAG